The following coding sequences are from one Lipingzhangella halophila window:
- a CDS encoding AMP-binding protein has protein sequence MNSYISGVSDVPLLGETIGENLDRAVARFGDREALVDCASGRRWTYAELGASVEEVARGLVALGIGKGERVGIWSPNTPEWVLVQYATAKIGAILVNLNPAYQRQELVYALNQSGVCLLVSAQQHKSSDYRAMIEESRGECPALREVVYPGDPSWDRLLSRAAEVDSSRATDRAARLSCDDPINIQYTSGTTGFPKGATLSHHNILNNGYFVGELMGYSEQDRVCLPVPFYHCFGMVMGNLGATSHGACIVIPAPSFEPAATLRAVEQERVTALYGVPTMFISELGLPDFDDYTLTSLRTGIMAGSPCPTEVMKRVMSEMHMEEVAICYGMTETSPVSTQTRRDDNVERRTGTVGRVLPHLEVKVVDPATGTTVPRGAAGELCTRGYSVMLGYWAAPEETAQVIDAARWMHTGDLAVMREDDYLSIVGRIKDMIIRGGENVYPREIEEFLHRHPKIYDVQVIGVPDDRYGEEIMACVIPVEAEDPPTAEEISAFCRGQLAHYKIPRYVRTQDAFPMTVSGKVRKVALREMAAKELGAEAAGEHPSS, from the coding sequence ATGAACTCCTACATCAGCGGCGTGTCCGACGTTCCTCTGCTGGGCGAGACGATCGGTGAGAACCTCGACCGGGCGGTGGCGCGTTTCGGCGACCGGGAGGCGTTGGTGGACTGCGCCAGCGGCCGGCGCTGGACCTACGCCGAGCTGGGCGCTTCCGTCGAAGAGGTGGCGCGCGGGCTCGTGGCGCTCGGGATCGGCAAGGGCGAGCGTGTCGGGATCTGGTCGCCCAACACCCCGGAGTGGGTGCTGGTCCAGTACGCGACCGCCAAAATCGGCGCCATCCTGGTGAACCTCAACCCGGCCTACCAGCGCCAGGAACTGGTCTACGCGTTGAACCAGTCCGGTGTGTGTCTGCTGGTCTCGGCCCAGCAGCACAAGTCCAGCGACTACCGGGCGATGATCGAGGAGAGCCGCGGGGAGTGTCCCGCGTTGCGCGAGGTGGTGTATCCGGGTGATCCGAGCTGGGACCGGCTGCTCTCGCGCGCGGCCGAGGTCGACTCCTCCCGCGCCACTGACCGCGCCGCGCGGTTGAGCTGCGACGATCCGATCAACATCCAGTACACGTCCGGCACGACCGGGTTTCCCAAGGGCGCGACCCTCTCGCACCACAACATCCTCAACAACGGCTACTTCGTCGGCGAGCTGATGGGCTACTCCGAGCAGGACCGGGTGTGCCTGCCCGTGCCCTTTTACCACTGCTTCGGCATGGTGATGGGCAACCTGGGCGCGACCAGCCACGGGGCGTGCATCGTCATCCCGGCGCCGTCATTCGAGCCGGCCGCGACCCTTCGCGCTGTTGAGCAGGAGAGAGTGACCGCGCTGTACGGGGTCCCGACCATGTTCATCTCCGAGCTCGGCTTGCCGGACTTCGACGACTACACCCTGACCAGCCTGCGGACCGGGATCATGGCCGGGTCCCCCTGCCCAACGGAGGTCATGAAGCGGGTGATGTCCGAGATGCACATGGAGGAGGTGGCGATCTGCTACGGCATGACCGAGACCTCTCCGGTGTCCACGCAGACGCGCCGGGACGACAACGTGGAACGCCGCACCGGAACCGTGGGCCGCGTCCTCCCGCATCTGGAGGTCAAGGTCGTTGACCCCGCGACCGGGACGACGGTTCCCCGCGGTGCGGCCGGCGAACTGTGCACCCGGGGATACTCGGTCATGCTCGGCTACTGGGCGGCCCCCGAAGAGACCGCGCAGGTCATCGATGCGGCTCGCTGGATGCACACGGGGGACCTGGCGGTCATGCGCGAGGACGATTACCTCTCGATCGTCGGCCGCATCAAGGACATGATCATCCGGGGTGGGGAGAACGTCTACCCGCGCGAGATCGAGGAGTTCCTGCACCGCCACCCCAAGATCTATGATGTCCAGGTGATCGGCGTGCCCGACGACAGGTACGGCGAGGAAATCATGGCCTGCGTGATCCCGGTGGAAGCCGAGGACCCGCCAACCGCGGAGGAGATCAGCGCGTTCTGCCGGGGGCAGCTCGCGCACTACAAGATCCCCCGTTACGTACGGACGCAAGACGCGTTCCCGATGACGGTCAGCGGTAAGGTGCGCAAGGTGGCGCTCCGCGAGATGGCGGCCAAGGAACTCGGGGCCGAGGCGGCCGGCGAGCACCCTTCCTCCTAG
- a CDS encoding winged helix-turn-helix transcriptional regulator: MANTHTSRTTIAPDQACPISPMVDIVFSRWTTPILWSLHHHGRQRFVELQHRIGSITSKVLTQRLRQMERDGLVRRTYHPEIPPRVEYNITELGSSLEPVFATLGHWWEAHAEKVELAREEFDNADR; encoded by the coding sequence ATGGCCAACACGCACACTTCCCGTACGACCATCGCCCCGGACCAGGCCTGCCCGATCAGCCCGATGGTCGACATCGTGTTCAGCCGCTGGACCACGCCGATCCTGTGGTCCCTGCATCACCACGGACGCCAGCGTTTCGTCGAGTTGCAGCACCGGATCGGCTCGATCACCTCCAAGGTCCTGACCCAGCGACTGCGGCAGATGGAACGCGACGGCCTCGTGCGGCGCACCTACCACCCCGAGATCCCGCCCCGAGTCGAGTACAACATCACCGAACTCGGCAGCAGCCTCGAACCCGTGTTCGCCACCCTCGGACACTGGTGGGAAGCCCACGCGGAGAAGGTCGAACTCGCTCGCGAAGAGTTCGACAACGCTGACAGGTGA
- a CDS encoding alpha/beta hydrolase, with protein sequence MSEFHTEALSFTVGASNVAAVLRSPRGGQRVPGVVLTGPFTGVKEQVVATYAELLSAAGLATLVFDHRGFGGSEGEPRQHEDSTGKLADLRTATSVLAAQSAVDPERLGCVGICLGGGYALRHSAFDPRIRASAFVAAAFNDPRVMREGMGEESYRAAMAEFAALDQRHHDTGEVAYVPAVSPDGGEAAMPGREPWEYYGTERSAAGPGWHNRVTRSSIRELLTFDAAMGADFLAPTPALFVHGRRDDFCSPRAAQTVYDRVRSAQKEFCWFDTTNHIDLYDQPAYVEPAAARVASWFTEHL encoded by the coding sequence ATGAGCGAGTTCCACACCGAAGCGCTGAGCTTCACCGTCGGCGCGTCGAACGTCGCGGCCGTGCTCCGCAGCCCACGCGGTGGCCAACGGGTGCCGGGGGTGGTGCTCACCGGCCCGTTCACCGGGGTCAAGGAGCAGGTCGTGGCTACCTACGCCGAACTGCTCTCCGCCGCGGGCCTGGCGACCCTGGTTTTCGACCACCGCGGTTTCGGAGGGAGCGAGGGTGAGCCGCGCCAGCACGAGGACAGCACCGGCAAGTTGGCCGACCTGCGTACCGCCACCAGTGTCCTGGCCGCACAATCCGCGGTCGACCCGGAGCGGCTGGGATGCGTGGGCATCTGCCTCGGTGGCGGCTACGCCCTGAGGCACAGCGCCTTCGATCCGCGCATCCGCGCCTCCGCCTTCGTGGCCGCCGCGTTCAACGACCCGCGGGTGATGCGCGAGGGGATGGGTGAGGAGTCCTACCGCGCGGCCATGGCCGAGTTCGCCGCACTCGACCAGCGCCACCATGACACCGGCGAGGTGGCCTACGTTCCGGCTGTCTCCCCTGACGGCGGGGAGGCGGCCATGCCGGGCCGCGAGCCCTGGGAGTACTACGGCACCGAACGCTCGGCGGCCGGCCCCGGTTGGCACAACAGGGTGACCCGCTCCTCGATCCGCGAGTTGCTGACGTTCGACGCGGCAATGGGCGCCGACTTCCTCGCCCCGACACCGGCGCTCTTCGTGCACGGCCGCCGGGACGACTTCTGCTCGCCGCGGGCGGCGCAGACCGTCTATGACCGGGTGCGGTCCGCACAAAAGGAGTTCTGCTGGTTCGACACCACCAACCACATCGATCTCTACGACCAGCCCGCCTATGTCGAACCCGCCGCCGCGCGGGTGGCGTCCTGGTTCACCGAGCACCTCTGA
- a CDS encoding winged helix-turn-helix transcriptional regulator, with product MTPSPPIYGCPVDAPVEVLGGKWKLPLLFYLLQRPRRTGELRRLLPGISQKMLTQQLRELEADRVITRTVFDQAAPKVIYDVAESERERLQGLLDALCHWGLYWCDKTGARVLAFER from the coding sequence ATGACCCCATCACCCCCGATCTACGGATGCCCTGTCGACGCCCCTGTGGAGGTGCTTGGTGGGAAGTGGAAGCTGCCGCTGCTGTTCTACCTTCTGCAGCGCCCGCGGCGTACCGGCGAGCTGCGGCGGCTCCTGCCGGGTATCAGCCAGAAGATGCTGACCCAGCAGCTTCGCGAACTCGAGGCCGACAGGGTGATCACCCGCACCGTCTTCGACCAGGCTGCCCCGAAGGTGATCTACGACGTGGCCGAGTCCGAGCGTGAACGGCTCCAGGGGCTTCTCGACGCCCTGTGCCACTGGGGGCTCTACTGGTGCGACAAGACCGGCGCGCGGGTTCTGGCCTTCGAACGCTGA
- a CDS encoding MFS transporter yields MSPTGSPASPTQRQGTAPRPHRPALVLLFLCTAGFVTFLDVSIVNVALPTIETELGVSQTQLQYVVTTYGMVLGGFLMLCGRLADHFGRRRMLQTGLVIFALSSLLAGLAQDAIPLIAARGVQGLGAAFIATAALSLLTSTFAEGAERNRALGAWGALSGIAAVAGVTLGGLITDGPGWRWIFFVNVPIGLLGAALAPAIVRESRSQQRHPHLNVSGAALLTAGLILLIFALGQSISETGSRWGSAEVLGSLAGAGILLLGFLLNQRRATAPLIPAQILQSRALRAANLVAVLLLGTVVSLFFFASLFMQQVLNYTPTQAGLAYLPLAITTAAGAGIASKLVTRIAAKPVLLAGLALATFGLLLLWRLPAEGDYLTDVLPAFLLIGLGLGLSFVPVQVAAFTGIEQTESGGVAAGLINTSQEAGGALGLAVVSTVAFRRVPEPTQWAGGDPELVRAAREMVFHDAFLTGACLLTTAFVASLLLLPRLGPRNGAVPHPVSSENP; encoded by the coding sequence ATGTCGCCCACGGGTTCGCCCGCCTCACCGACGCAGCGCCAAGGCACCGCCCCCCGTCCACACCGCCCCGCATTGGTCCTGCTGTTCCTGTGCACCGCGGGATTTGTGACGTTCCTTGATGTGTCGATCGTGAACGTCGCACTACCGACCATTGAGACCGAGCTGGGCGTTTCGCAGACCCAGCTGCAGTACGTGGTCACCACCTACGGCATGGTCCTGGGCGGGTTCCTGATGTTGTGCGGCCGGTTGGCCGACCACTTCGGTCGGCGCCGTATGCTCCAGACCGGCCTGGTCATCTTCGCCCTCTCCTCGCTCCTGGCTGGCTTGGCTCAAGACGCGATCCCGCTCATTGCCGCACGAGGCGTGCAGGGTCTCGGTGCGGCCTTCATCGCCACCGCCGCCCTGAGCCTGTTGACGAGTACTTTTGCCGAAGGGGCCGAACGCAATCGCGCCCTCGGCGCCTGGGGTGCGCTCAGCGGTATCGCCGCGGTCGCCGGCGTTACCCTTGGAGGGCTGATCACTGATGGCCCTGGATGGCGCTGGATCTTTTTTGTCAACGTGCCCATCGGCCTGCTCGGCGCCGCCCTCGCCCCCGCGATCGTGCGCGAAAGCCGCAGCCAGCAGCGTCACCCCCACCTCAACGTCAGCGGCGCCGCCCTCCTGACCGCGGGACTGATCTTGCTGATCTTTGCGCTCGGCCAGTCGATCAGCGAGACCGGGTCGCGCTGGGGATCTGCCGAGGTGCTCGGCAGCCTCGCTGGCGCGGGCATCCTGCTCCTGGGGTTCCTGCTCAACCAGCGGCGAGCCACCGCCCCGCTCATACCGGCCCAGATCCTGCAGAGCCGAGCGCTGCGAGCCGCCAATCTTGTCGCTGTACTGCTGCTCGGCACCGTGGTCTCGCTGTTCTTCTTCGCCTCCCTGTTCATGCAGCAAGTACTCAACTACACACCAACACAGGCCGGTCTGGCTTACCTGCCGCTTGCAATCACCACGGCGGCTGGCGCGGGCATCGCGTCCAAACTTGTGACGCGGATCGCGGCCAAGCCGGTGCTCCTGGCCGGTCTCGCCTTGGCCACCTTCGGCCTGCTGTTGCTCTGGCGCCTCCCCGCCGAGGGTGACTACCTCACCGACGTCCTGCCCGCCTTCCTACTGATCGGACTAGGACTCGGACTATCCTTCGTCCCGGTCCAGGTCGCAGCGTTCACCGGGATCGAACAGACCGAATCCGGGGGAGTCGCCGCAGGGCTGATCAACACCAGCCAGGAAGCAGGCGGAGCACTCGGCCTCGCCGTTGTCTCCACGGTGGCGTTTCGCCGCGTCCCCGAACCCACCCAATGGGCGGGCGGTGACCCCGAGCTGGTGCGAGCCGCCCGCGAGATGGTCTTCCACGACGCCTTCCTGACCGGAGCATGCCTACTCACCACTGCGTTCGTGGCCAGCCTGCTACTCCTCCCCAGGCTGGGCCCGCGCAATGGAGCCGTACCGCACCCTGTTTCGTCGGAGAATCCGTGA
- a CDS encoding helix-turn-helix transcriptional regulator: MRADRLVSLVLLLRQRGHLTAATLARELEVSTRTVLRDIEALSAAGVPVYAERGRHGGFALLPGFQTELTGLNHDEAIALLAAGSGRGEQVFGLGSALASAMRKVAGALPESHRATASDAAQRFLIDPETDLLSRRLATEEVPATTMSEVRRAVLAGRKLRIHYAAADQTPQWRTVDPIGLVTVRDRGYLLATRSGTERTYRLSRVLAAEELPEPAQRPNRVDLDRIWRERCAQFLSGGDQITALVRVNPARREDLVSTALAVRAEDPDADGWLRLEVTFQDSRHAEWALWQLTTDAEALAPQSLRTSLRDSAAAIAARYGAPT; the protein is encoded by the coding sequence ATGCGCGCTGACCGGTTGGTCTCGCTGGTGCTGTTGCTGCGCCAGCGCGGTCACCTGACTGCGGCCACGCTGGCCCGCGAGCTGGAGGTATCCACCCGCACCGTGCTGCGCGACATCGAGGCGCTGTCCGCGGCCGGCGTGCCGGTCTACGCCGAACGCGGCCGGCACGGCGGTTTCGCGTTGTTGCCCGGTTTCCAGACCGAGCTCACCGGGCTGAACCACGACGAGGCCATTGCCTTGCTGGCCGCCGGATCGGGGCGCGGCGAGCAGGTATTCGGCCTCGGCTCGGCGCTCGCTTCGGCCATGCGCAAGGTGGCTGGTGCGCTGCCCGAAAGCCATCGGGCCACCGCGAGCGACGCGGCCCAGCGGTTTCTCATCGACCCGGAGACCGACCTGCTCTCACGCCGGCTGGCCACTGAGGAGGTACCCGCCACCACGATGAGCGAGGTCCGGCGCGCGGTGCTCGCCGGACGTAAGCTGCGCATCCACTACGCGGCCGCGGACCAGACACCACAGTGGCGCACGGTGGACCCGATCGGCCTGGTCACCGTACGCGACCGGGGCTACCTGCTGGCCACAAGGTCTGGCACGGAGCGCACCTACCGGCTGTCGCGGGTGTTGGCCGCCGAGGAACTGCCCGAACCGGCGCAGCGACCCAACCGGGTCGATCTGGACCGGATCTGGCGGGAACGCTGCGCGCAGTTTCTGTCCGGCGGTGACCAAATCACCGCGCTGGTACGGGTGAACCCGGCGCGGCGGGAAGATCTGGTGAGCACCGCGCTGGCCGTCCGCGCCGAGGATCCCGACGCAGACGGCTGGCTGCGGCTGGAGGTGACCTTCCAAGATTCACGACACGCCGAGTGGGCGCTGTGGCAGCTCACCACGGACGCGGAAGCCCTGGCCCCGCAGTCGTTGCGCACCTCCCTGCGCGACAGCGCCGCCGCGATTGCCGCCCGCTACGGAGCCCCAACCTGA
- a CDS encoding MBL fold metallo-hydrolase — translation MTTGIERFEGTVMAVNSFLLHAPDGLLVVDGQLTVSDASALRDRIATIARPVAAVLVTHPHPDHYAGAAVAVGESVPIYATAAVDAVIRRDDTEKDAIVGSLMGREWPTRRRFPDHVLESGSSVRLAGADLTVEDLGPGESHADSVWKLGDDWFIGDVLCHGTHAYLADGEYEGWIATLAALSERAGPRTRLLPGHGVPAHRDALAGQREYVRTFVDAVAAALGLDPTDRAEAVMARMSGLVDDERLRFLTELSIEPVAQRMATPNGQDVPA, via the coding sequence ATGACGACAGGGATCGAACGCTTCGAGGGCACGGTCATGGCCGTGAACTCCTTTCTCCTGCACGCCCCCGACGGACTCCTCGTGGTCGACGGCCAGCTCACCGTCTCGGACGCGAGCGCGTTGCGGGACAGGATCGCGACCATCGCGAGACCGGTCGCGGCCGTGCTCGTGACCCATCCCCATCCCGACCACTACGCGGGCGCGGCGGTCGCGGTCGGCGAATCCGTACCGATCTACGCGACGGCCGCGGTGGATGCGGTGATCCGCCGCGATGACACGGAGAAGGACGCCATTGTCGGATCCTTGATGGGCCGGGAGTGGCCGACGCGCCGCCGCTTCCCCGACCATGTACTGGAAAGCGGGTCCTCGGTGCGCCTGGCCGGAGCCGACCTCACGGTCGAGGACCTCGGCCCGGGGGAGTCGCACGCCGACAGTGTGTGGAAGCTCGGCGACGACTGGTTCATCGGCGATGTGCTCTGCCACGGCACCCACGCCTACCTCGCCGATGGTGAGTACGAGGGGTGGATCGCCACCCTGGCCGCGCTGTCGGAGCGGGCCGGACCGCGGACGCGCCTGCTCCCGGGCCACGGCGTACCGGCCCACCGCGACGCCCTCGCCGGGCAACGCGAATATGTGCGGACCTTCGTCGACGCCGTCGCCGCCGCGCTCGGCCTCGATCCCACCGACAGGGCCGAGGCCGTCATGGCACGGATGAGCGGGCTGGTCGACGATGAACGGCTGCGCTTCCTCACCGAGCTGAGCATCGAACCCGTCGCCCAGCGGATGGCGACCCCCAACGGACAGGACGTCCCCGCATGA
- a CDS encoding RidA family protein, whose amino-acid sequence MERTAVNPWTWSVEMGYNQGEIVSGHTRTLYCAGQTAMDGDGKPQHAGDMAAQLALSLDNLEAVLGEADMSLANLVRLNVYTTDVDLLFQHYGALASRLGTAGVAPTTTMLGVTRLAIPVLMVELEGTAAA is encoded by the coding sequence ATAGAACGCACGGCGGTCAACCCGTGGACGTGGTCGGTGGAGATGGGCTACAACCAGGGTGAGATCGTCTCCGGGCACACCCGGACCCTGTACTGCGCCGGGCAGACCGCGATGGACGGCGACGGCAAGCCCCAGCATGCCGGTGACATGGCGGCGCAGCTGGCGCTGAGCCTCGACAACCTGGAGGCCGTTCTCGGCGAGGCCGACATGTCCCTCGCGAACCTCGTCCGGCTCAACGTCTACACCACCGACGTCGATCTGCTTTTCCAACACTACGGCGCGCTGGCATCGCGGTTGGGCACCGCCGGGGTGGCACCGACCACCACGATGCTCGGGGTGACACGGCTGGCGATCCCCGTCCTGATGGTCGAGCTTGAGGGGACCGCCGCCGCGTGA